Part of the Nitrospiraceae bacterium genome is shown below.
GTACTCAGTCAACAATATCCAAATCTTGAGTTACTGGTCATTGATGGCGGGTCAACGGACAACACCCTCGATATTATCAAAGCACACGAATCAGGGTTGACCTATTGGGTCAGTGAACCTGACCACGGTCAAACAGATGCGCTAATAAAAGGGTTTCGACAAGCACAAGGAGATATTTGGTGTTGGCTCAACAGTGATGATCTGCATACACCCCACACCTTGAGGGAAGTGGCCGACGCCTTCACAAATTTTCCCGACATGGATGCCATTTATGGAAACGCTACATGGATCAACACGGAAGGTCAGCCATTGCGGGAGCAACGAGAAATTCCCTTTAATCGGTTTATTTGGTTATATACACACAATTATATCCCAGGGATGTCCATGTTCTGGAAAAGAGAGCTCTATGAATTAAGTGGAGGACTGAACCCAGCGTATGACTTGGCTATGGACGCGGACCTATGGATTCGATTTTCACACTTCGGCCAGATACATCATGTGCCCTCTATTTGGTCGTATATGAGATTTTACCCTGACCAAAAAAATCGTCGGCTCCGAACCCAGAGCGATATGGAGGATATTCAAATACGGAAACGATACTGGGGTCGAGAACGCCCACGGTTTTATTCACTCAAAAAGAGTATTGCCCAAACATGGCGTGTCTCATGGAAACTGCTGACCGGGTGTTATCCATATGGTTATGTACGCTATTTGGAACGCCAGTAGCCTGTTAAAATTGATGAACAATTCTTCACGGATGCTGGAACATTTAATTTTTCCTCAATCGGGAAGCCCTATCGACTAACCGTTCAGCCGACATTCAAATCCATGAACTGTACCTTAATGGGATCTATTCTTGTAGGTATCACGCTTAGCTCCATTTTGCTATTTAAGCTTCAGGTCGGGTTAATCCTCGCCTTTTCTCTCTTCCTCGTTCCTCTCTGTCTCCACAGCTATGCGATTGGCCAATACTCCCTGTTGAATGGGCCTCAACCTGCGAGCGTCAACAAAATCGTACGATCCCACGCCACTCAAACCGAGTGGTTCGCCCACATTGCATTCGGATACTGGCTGATTGCTTCCGGGATCAAAGTTTTCTTAATTTTTATCCTTTTTGGCCACAACCCCCTCTTGGGAACTTTTATCAGTTCCTGCATTACACTGGCTTTTGCCTATCTAGTTTTTTCGCTCACTGTTCTTGATCGTTCCACCCCTATTGCACGGACCTTTCAGCCTCTGGCCCCTAAAGCTCTTGTTCTCTTCTTATTATGGTCAGGCCTGACGCTTTTCTGGACTCGTCCGGCATCCATCATCTCATCTTTGGGTTATTGGGCGACGATGACTCTGGATATTCTAGTGGTATTCCTCTTGTGTGGAACAGATGACCTCCGAAAAGTTATGCATAAATCGCTTCAAGGGATTGTCCTGGGAGGGCTGTCTATTTTTCTTGTTGCATCATTTTTTCAAATTGAAACAATTCATAGCCGGTTAGGCGATGCCGAATTTTTAAATCCGAATATTATTGGAAGACAAATCGCACTTTCTGCCCTCT
Proteins encoded:
- a CDS encoding glycosyltransferase yields the protein MNYPKISVVIPSYNQGNFIEATLQSVLSQQYPNLELLVIDGGSTDNTLDIIKAHESGLTYWVSEPDHGQTDALIKGFRQAQGDIWCWLNSDDLHTPHTLREVADAFTNFPDMDAIYGNATWINTEGQPLREQREIPFNRFIWLYTHNYIPGMSMFWKRELYELSGGLNPAYDLAMDADLWIRFSHFGQIHHVPSIWSYMRFYPDQKNRRLRTQSDMEDIQIRKRYWGRERPRFYSLKKSIAQTWRVSWKLLTGCYPYGYVRYLERQ
- a CDS encoding O-antigen ligase family protein, translated to MGSILVGITLSSILLFKLQVGLILAFSLFLVPLCLHSYAIGQYSLLNGPQPASVNKIVRSHATQTEWFAHIAFGYWLIASGIKVFLIFILFGHNPLLGTFISSCITLAFAYLVFSLTVLDRSTPIARTFQPLAPKALVLFLLWSGLTLFWTRPASIISSLGYWATMTLDILVVFLLCGTDDLRKVMHKSLQGIVLGGLSIFLVASFFQIETIHSRLGDAEFLNPNIIGRQIALSALCCLYLSSLSIQSPHSKVGWTFLTGLLALALLQTLSKSSILAFLVAAIAFIFLGRFRRQEQFLIGFSFIIVTTLSYDKIVDYTNQYVHETQAGEALETLSGRTMIWEHAWKLIQTNPIWGFGFYSFRDYSPITLMGRLVHAHNEWLNIWFNVGIIGVILAATLYLSFFTLTWTTRTRTALQDETALALSLIIFYVILGLTEANPRGLNFPLPLLMLFIRYFSEAIYPCDPQKNFYAP